The following DNA comes from Myxococcus fulvus.
GCGTGCAGTGACGGCAGTAGACCGAGCACGTATCCAGCGCCAGGAACAGCACCCGGTCCGGATACTTGTGGACGATGCACTCCTCCGGCCGCGTCTTGTCCTCGCCGAGCGGATCCTCCAGCTCGCCGGGACGCACGCGCGCCTCCGCGCGCACGGGGATGGACTGCATGCGCACCGGGCAGAACGGATGCTCCGGGTCGATGAGCGACAGGTAGTACGGGCTGATGCCGATGCGGAACAGCGAGGCCGTCTCCTGGACGCCCGCGCGCTCATCGGCGGTCAGCGGCACGTAGCGCTCGAGCTGCTCCAGCCCGCGCACCGCATGCCGCTGATGCCAACGCCAATCGGCCCACTCCGCGTCGGTGGCCTGGGGGAACAGGCGACGGCGCCCCTCGGCGCTCAGCGAGGACCGCTCGGAGCGAGGCTCCGGCGACAGGGGCACCACCCACGCGGGGGAATCCATCACGCCGCCTTCGTCTGTTCCCGCCACCAGGCCTGGCCCGCCTCGGGCAGCGAGTCGATGGGGTCGAAGTACTCGTACTTCCGGTTGAGGGCCTCGGCGTCGTTCGCCTCGATGCCCGTGCGGTAGTTCTTGGTCCAGTACGAGATGCCGCGCTCGCGGTCGTACTCGGCGATCTGATGGACCCAGCGCTTGCCCACGAAGGGCACGTCACAGACGATGCGCGGCGTGGCGAAGCCCGGCATGTAGCCCATGATGTCGTGCTGCAGCCGCTGCGCCTGGTCCACCGACAGCCGCCAGTGCTCGCTGTTGGGGATCATGTCGCACATGTAGAAGTAGTACGGCAGGATCTTCGCGTGGTCGAGCAGCGTGAAACACAGCTCGAGCAGCGACTGCGCGCTGTCGTTCACCCCGCGCAGCAACACGCCCTGGTTGCGCACGTCGCGGAAGCCCATGTCCAACAGCTTGCGCACCGCCTTGCCCACCAGCGGCGTGAGCTGCGACGCGTTGTTGACGTGCGTGTGCAACGCCAGGTCCACGCCCCGCTCCACCGCCTTCTTCGCCAGCCGGTCCAGGCCCGCCAGCACCGAGTCCTGCAGGAAGTGCTGGGGAATGGCCATCAGGCCCTTGCTGGCCAGGCGGATGTCCCGGATGTTCGGGATGTCCATCAGCGAGCTGACGAACGGCTCGAGCTGCTGGATGGGCAGGTTCGCGATGTCACCGCCGGACACCACCACGTCGCGCACCGTCGGCGTGCGGCGCAGGTACTCGAGCATCTGCTCGTAGCGATCTTTGGGTCCTATCGAGAATTTGTGTTTGCTGACCTGGGGCACGTCGTTGCCCACCAGGTCCATGCGGGTACAGTGTCCACAGTACTGGGGACACGTGGGCAGCATCTCCGCGAGCACCTTGGTCGGATAGCGGTGCGTCAGCCCCTCGACGACCCACATGTCCTGCTCGTGGAGGCTGTCGCGGCTGGCCTTCGGGTGGTTGGGCCAGTCCGTCAGCCGGTCCGCGAAGGCCGGCAGCATGTAGCGGCGCACGGGGTCCTTCCAGAGGTCCTGGAAGTCCATCGTGTTGAGCATCTGCGGCGGCACGAGGATGGACATCGTGGCGCGCTCGCGCTGATCGCGCTCGAGGCTCTCCGCCAGGTCATCCGGGAGCAGCGCGCCGAGCGTCGCCTTGAGCTCCTTCAGGTTCTTGACGGTGTGCTTGCGCTGCCAGACGGAGCTCTCCCACTCCGCCTGGGTGACGTCCTTGTACCCGGGGATGCGCTTCCAGTCGGGTTCGACGAACTCACGGCGGAGCGGATAGGAAAAAGGCTGTTGAGCAGGACCGGCCTCGGTCTTGCCCCGGATGGGCGTCGTGGTCATGGCGCATTCCCTCAGCGTGTGGCGTCGCGGGCCGGGCGTCATACCGCGCCCGGCACCGGTTCATTCAACAATTCGACGACGCTCAGCCTGCCCGACTCCTCACTCGATGGCGACGTTGACGAGCTTCTCCATCTTGCCTTCCGCGATGGAGACAACGAATGGCTTGCTCGTCTTGCCATTGAGTTTGAAGGTGATCTTCCGCTTGCCCACCGGCAGGACCAGGGGGCTGCCGAGGGTCACCGGCGTCTGTCGGCCAGTCTTCTTTCCGTCGACGAAGATCTCCGCGCCCGCAGGCTTGGTGCTGCACGCCAGCGTCCCCGTGGCCTTCGACGGCGGCGGCCTGGGCGTCGTCGTCGTAGGCCTCGGAGCCGTGTCCCTGGGAGGAGCAGGCTCCTTCTGGACCACCGGCTTGGGAGGAGGCGGCTCGTCCTTGACGAGCTTGAAGGGAACAGTCAGCTCGTCCCCGTCTCCCTTGGCGACGAACTTGCCCGAGTAGGGCTTGTAGCCCGCGAGCTTCGCAGTGAACTGGTAGGTCTTCCCCACCTCCAGGTTGGCCATCCGCGCGTCGGGCGTAAGCCCCACCCGACTGCCCTCCACGGAGATCTCCGCGCCCTCGGCGCCCTCGAACACCGCCGCGACCTTCTTGGGCGCGGGCGGAGGCTCCACGGGAGCCGTGGGCGTACTGGGCGGGTCCGCCTTCACCGTCTCCGCCGGCGTGTCGGTGGACGGCTTCACGTCGCTCGGAGACTCCGGCCCAGGCTGGGCTGGCGGCGTGCCCGGCTGGCCCGGGTCCACGACCGTGCCCGGGTTGTTCTCCGGGGGCGCCGCCGGGCGCTGTGCCACCTCGGTAGGCCGGGTCGGTGGAGGCTCGTCCTGCGGAGGCTCCGCGGCCTCCGGCACCAGGCTGAAGGACTCGGCGAGCGGCGTGCCCTCGACGACCTTCACGAACTTCCGCTCCGACTTGTGGCCTGGGGCGCTGGCGATGACCTCGTAGTCACCGGCGGGCAGGGCCAGGACGGTGTTGGGTTCGACGGCCTGGTTGTTCACGGTGACGGACGCGCCCACCTGGGGCGTCACGCTGAAGATGACCTGCTCTCCCCCCGAGCCGCTCATCATGAGCGCCAGGAGCATGATCAACACCAGCACGATGCCCGCCGCGGAGCCGAAGAGCACCGGCTTGGGCAGGTTCGCGAGCGTCTGCAGCAGCGGCGGCTGCCCCTTGCCCGAGCCCTTCGCCTTGGGCTTGGCCTTCGTGGGCTGGACGGGCTTGGCCTTGGCCTTCCCGCCCGCCTTGTTCGCGACGGGCGCGGGCGCCTGGGACCCCGTGACCTCTTCCGGGTCGTGGTGGTCATCGGCGTAGGCGCCGTCGTCGTGCTGCTGACCGTAGCCGTCGTGGCTGTCGTAGCCCTCGTCCTGGGGCGCGTCGAAGGCGCCCGTGTCGTGGGGCTGCTGCGAGCCGCGCTGACCGCCACGGCCGCTCCGCCCGTTCTGGGCGACGGTGATGTTGCCCGTCGTCTCCTCGGGCGGCTCGTCCTCCATCGGCCTCGAGCGGGAGGGAGGCGCAGTCGGCGCAGGGCCAATCATCGTCGCGCCGGAATAGGCCTCGCCGTCCTCGCTGGCGATGACCACCTGGGCCTTGGGTCCGCTCTTGCCCTTGCGCATCGAGGGCTCGGGCTCACGCGACTGCGACGCATAGGCCGAGGCGGTGCCGGTGCCCTGGAGCGTGGGGTTCTCGGACCGACCCGTGATGCTGTCGTCGACGAGCACGCTGCTCTCGGCGACGCGCGTCTCCGGCGACATGAAGGTCTGGGTCGAGTCGACAATCTGCGTCTTGTCGCCCGCGCTGACGCCCATCTCCTCCAA
Coding sequences within:
- a CDS encoding KamA family radical SAM protein translates to MTTTPIRGKTEAGPAQQPFSYPLRREFVEPDWKRIPGYKDVTQAEWESSVWQRKHTVKNLKELKATLGALLPDDLAESLERDQRERATMSILVPPQMLNTMDFQDLWKDPVRRYMLPAFADRLTDWPNHPKASRDSLHEQDMWVVEGLTHRYPTKVLAEMLPTCPQYCGHCTRMDLVGNDVPQVSKHKFSIGPKDRYEQMLEYLRRTPTVRDVVVSGGDIANLPIQQLEPFVSSLMDIPNIRDIRLASKGLMAIPQHFLQDSVLAGLDRLAKKAVERGVDLALHTHVNNASQLTPLVGKAVRKLLDMGFRDVRNQGVLLRGVNDSAQSLLELCFTLLDHAKILPYYFYMCDMIPNSEHWRLSVDQAQRLQHDIMGYMPGFATPRIVCDVPFVGKRWVHQIAEYDRERGISYWTKNYRTGIEANDAEALNRKYEYFDPIDSLPEAGQAWWREQTKAA
- a CDS encoding serine/threonine protein kinase, which produces MKKPTLFGKYLLLERINVGGMAEVFIAKAFGVEGFERILAIKKILPTMAEDEEFITMFIDEARISVQLNHANIVHIHELGKHDDAYFIAMEYVAGRDVRTILERYRRRKEIMPTAQAVFVASKLCDGLDYAHRKKDARGQDLHIIHRDVSPQNVLISYEGEVKVIDFGIAKAANRSQKTQAGILKGKFGYMSPEQVRGMPIDRRSDIFAVGVLLYEMLTGEKLFVGESDFSTLEKVRNADVPLPREFNPNIPPGLEKVVLKALAREPEERYQWGSDLAEDLMRFLLAGDAIYSSKHLSSYMKEAFAEDMLREAEKMERFAGIERPDQIETSGITVPPPAQVRSTRRPPPAVVVTGSPAGRAPTAPGHPAPGFIPPPSAEELEEMGVSAGDKTQIVDSTQTFMSPETRVAESSVLVDDSITGRSENPTLQGTGTASAYASQSREPEPSMRKGKSGPKAQVVIASEDGEAYSGATMIGPAPTAPPSRSRPMEDEPPEETTGNITVAQNGRSGRGGQRGSQQPHDTGAFDAPQDEGYDSHDGYGQQHDDGAYADDHHDPEEVTGSQAPAPVANKAGGKAKAKPVQPTKAKPKAKGSGKGQPPLLQTLANLPKPVLFGSAAGIVLVLIMLLALMMSGSGGEQVIFSVTPQVGASVTVNNQAVEPNTVLALPAGDYEVIASAPGHKSERKFVKVVEGTPLAESFSLVPEAAEPPQDEPPPTRPTEVAQRPAAPPENNPGTVVDPGQPGTPPAQPGPESPSDVKPSTDTPAETVKADPPSTPTAPVEPPPAPKKVAAVFEGAEGAEISVEGSRVGLTPDARMANLEVGKTYQFTAKLAGYKPYSGKFVAKGDGDELTVPFKLVKDEPPPPKPVVQKEPAPPRDTAPRPTTTTPRPPPSKATGTLACSTKPAGAEIFVDGKKTGRQTPVTLGSPLVLPVGKRKITFKLNGKTSKPFVVSIAEGKMEKLVNVAIE